Proteins found in one Prochlorothrix hollandica PCC 9006 = CALU 1027 genomic segment:
- a CDS encoding MEKHLA domain-containing protein, giving the protein MSIFPNPNADNRYLVEHINLLRRSFKQLTGRDLVSPALSDRGAAQKIFEAPFAVVSHNASPDPIYTYGNQKVMELFAMTWAEFTSMPSRLSADIPDREERSRLLAEVKRQGFIDHCSGIRIAKTGQRFRIENVLVWNLVDEAGQYWGQGATFDRWVFI; this is encoded by the coding sequence ATGTCCATTTTTCCAAATCCCAATGCTGATAACCGTTATTTGGTGGAACACATCAACCTGCTGCGTCGCAGTTTCAAGCAGTTAACGGGGCGAGATTTAGTCAGTCCGGCCCTGAGCGATCGCGGGGCGGCCCAAAAAATTTTTGAAGCACCCTTTGCCGTGGTTTCCCACAATGCCAGCCCTGATCCCATTTATACCTATGGTAACCAAAAAGTGATGGAACTGTTTGCCATGACCTGGGCCGAGTTCACCAGTATGCCCTCCCGTCTATCGGCGGATATACCAGACCGGGAGGAGCGATCGCGGCTGTTGGCAGAGGTGAAACGCCAAGGCTTTATCGATCACTGTTCTGGAATTCGCATCGCTAAAACGGGTCAACGCTTTCGCATTGAGAATGTCTTAGTCTGGAATTTGGTGGATGAAGCGGGCCAATACTGGGGCCAAGGGGCCACCTTCGATCGCTGGGTTTTTATATAG
- a CDS encoding Uma2 family endonuclease has translation MTTTLPRPATPASSPNPTPPQIYSPDQYRQLEERAETRHEYHDGVIVPMTGGTMDHAWIISNLIFIFRLALQNTNFRAYGGELRVWLPEHNRGVYPDVSVIEGEAVLTANRRDEVLNPRLVVEVLSSSTEAYDRGDKFRFYRSLPSLQHYLLVSQTQPLIEAYQREEAADRWILTTTEGLEATLSLPLGDLELPLAQIYQGVEFNPLEESDSDRVRDLGGDRTNEPESASL, from the coding sequence ATGACCACCACCCTCCCTCGTCCCGCTACCCCTGCCAGTTCCCCCAACCCGACCCCCCCACAAATCTACAGCCCAGACCAATACCGCCAACTTGAAGAACGCGCCGAAACCCGCCATGAATACCACGATGGAGTAATTGTCCCCATGACCGGTGGCACGATGGATCATGCCTGGATTATCAGCAACTTGATTTTTATCTTTCGCTTAGCCCTGCAAAACACCAATTTCCGAGCCTATGGCGGTGAACTGCGGGTTTGGTTACCGGAACATAATCGGGGGGTCTATCCCGACGTGAGTGTGATTGAGGGAGAGGCAGTTTTGACTGCAAATCGCCGGGATGAGGTGCTAAACCCCCGTTTAGTGGTGGAAGTGCTGTCTAGCTCCACAGAAGCCTACGATCGCGGCGATAAATTCCGCTTTTACCGCTCCCTGCCCAGCCTTCAGCACTATCTCCTCGTCAGCCAAACCCAACCCCTGATTGAGGCTTACCAGCGGGAGGAAGCCGCCGATCGCTGGATCCTGACCACCACCGAAGGCTTGGAGGCGACCCTTTCCCTGCCCTTGGGTGACCTGGAACTACCCTTGGCCCAGATTTATCAAGGGGTGGAGTTTAACCCGCTGGAGGAGTCAGACTCCGATCGGGTGAGGGATCTAGGGGGCGATCGAACCAACGAGCCTGAATCTGCTTCACTATAA
- a CDS encoding polyketide biosynthesis operon protein CyrO — MPKWFNTAGPCQADIHYMLSPTVRLPELRRLIDQRNYFVIHAPRQVGKTTAMIALAQELTTSGDYGAVMLSLEVGAPFSADPGTAELAILNEWQDSARAYLPPELHPPQWPEAEAGRRIGAALTTWTQTLPRPLVVFLDEVDALTDATLLSLLRQLRSGYPRRPQGFPHSLGLIGMRDVRDYKIKSGGSDRLNTSSPFNIKVESLTLKNFSFDDVKTLYHQHTEATGQIFTPEAIQHAFYLTDGQPWLVNALARQATEFLVEEVTQPITIGVIEQAKDILIQRQDTHLDSLAERLREPRVRTVIEPILAGNDLPDVPPDDIRYVLDLGLCRDNNGRGIEVANPIYREVVPLVLSYTTRTSIGAIEPRWLNAAGELLPDQLLEAFLEFWRQHGEPLFKSAPYHEIAPHLVLMAFLHRVVNGGGSLEREYAIGSGRMDVCLRYGGVTLGMELKVWREGKPDPVGKGLEQIDKYLAGLGLETGWLVIFDRRPGLPPLEERTTTESAVSPGGRSIVVIRG, encoded by the coding sequence ATGCCCAAATGGTTCAACACCGCAGGTCCCTGCCAAGCCGATATCCACTATATGCTGTCTCCGACAGTCCGCCTCCCAGAACTGCGTCGTCTTATTGACCAACGCAACTACTTTGTGATCCATGCCCCCCGCCAAGTGGGCAAAACCACGGCCATGATTGCCCTGGCCCAGGAACTGACCACAAGCGGCGACTATGGCGCTGTGATGCTGTCTTTGGAAGTGGGGGCACCCTTTTCAGCCGATCCAGGTACCGCTGAACTAGCTATCCTCAATGAGTGGCAGGACTCGGCTCGGGCTTACCTGCCCCCGGAGTTACATCCTCCCCAGTGGCCAGAAGCAGAGGCAGGTCGCCGCATTGGGGCAGCACTAACGACTTGGACCCAAACCCTACCCCGTCCTTTAGTTGTGTTCCTGGATGAAGTGGATGCGCTCACGGATGCCACCCTGCTCTCTCTGCTTAGACAACTGCGGTCTGGTTACCCCCGCCGACCCCAGGGATTTCCCCACTCTTTAGGCTTAATTGGGATGCGGGATGTGCGGGACTATAAAATTAAATCCGGTGGCAGTGACAGACTGAATACATCTAGCCCCTTTAACATTAAGGTAGAATCCCTAACTCTCAAAAACTTTAGCTTTGATGATGTAAAAACTCTTTATCACCAGCATACCGAGGCCACGGGCCAGATTTTCACCCCAGAAGCGATTCAACACGCCTTTTACCTCACCGATGGACAACCCTGGTTGGTAAATGCCTTGGCCCGTCAAGCGACAGAGTTCCTCGTGGAAGAGGTGACTCAACCGATCACGATCGGGGTCATTGAACAAGCCAAAGACATTCTAATTCAGCGCCAAGACACGCATTTAGATAGTTTGGCGGAACGGCTACGGGAACCTCGCGTGAGAACCGTGATAGAACCGATTTTAGCCGGAAATGATTTACCCGATGTGCCCCCCGATGACATTCGCTATGTCCTGGATTTGGGTCTGTGCCGCGATAACAACGGTCGGGGGATCGAAGTGGCCAATCCCATTTATCGAGAAGTTGTGCCCTTGGTGCTGAGCTATACGACTCGGACTTCGATCGGTGCGATCGAACCTCGCTGGCTCAATGCGGCGGGTGAACTGCTACCCGATCAGTTATTAGAGGCTTTTCTAGAGTTTTGGCGGCAACATGGGGAACCCCTGTTCAAAAGTGCGCCTTACCATGAAATTGCGCCCCATTTGGTGCTGATGGCATTTTTGCACCGAGTGGTGAATGGGGGCGGCAGTTTGGAGCGGGAGTATGCGATCGGGTCCGGCAGAATGGATGTGTGTTTGCGGTACGGGGGGGTAACGCTGGGCATGGAACTGAAGGTGTGGCGGGAGGGGAAACCGGATCCAGTGGGGAAGGGATTAGAGCAAATCGATAAGTATTTGGCGGGATTAGGGCTAGAAACCGGATGGTTAGTAATTTTCGATCGCCGTCCGGGTTTACCGCCCCTAGAGGAGCGCACCACGACGGAAAGTGCCGTAAGTCCGGGGGGGCGATCGATCGTCGTCATTCGCGGCTAG
- a CDS encoding AAA family ATPase, protein MPKWFNTAGPCKSDIHYMLSPTVRLPELRRLIDQQNYFVIHAPRQVGKTTAMLALAQELTASGDYVAAMLSLEVGASFPHDPQQAGRVILSEWQQSLRFRLPENLQPSEWPAPDSSAQISTLLSSWAATAQQPLVIFLDEVDALSEETLVFVLRQLRSGYPNRPQGFPHSLGLIGMRDVRDYKIKSGGSDRLNTSSPFNIKVESLTLKNFSFDDVKTLYHQHTEATGQIFTPEAIQHAFYLTDGQPWLVNALARQATEFLVEEVTQPITIGVIEQAKEILIQRQDTHLDSLVERLQEARVKRVIEPILASQELNNPPWDDIQYVLDLGLCSNKRGVLDIANPIYREVLPRCLAASTTVGLGYVQPTWLSETGELRPEQLLSAFLGFWRQHGQPLLQNFDYHEIAPHLVLMAFLHRVVNGGGSLEREYAIGSGRMDMCLRYGGVTLGMELKVWREGKPDPLGKGLEQIDKYLAGLGLETGWLVIFDRRPGLPPLEDRTTTESAVSPGGRSIVVIRG, encoded by the coding sequence ATGCCCAAATGGTTCAACACCGCTGGCCCTTGTAAATCCGACATCCACTACATGCTGTCTCCGACAGTCCGCCTGCCAGAACTGCGTCGCCTCATTGACCAGCAAAACTACTTCGTCATCCATGCCCCCCGCCAAGTGGGCAAAACCACGGCCATGCTTGCCCTGGCCCAGGAACTAACCGCAAGCGGCGACTATGTGGCGGCGATGTTGTCCTTGGAAGTGGGGGCAAGCTTCCCCCATGATCCGCAGCAGGCTGGGCGAGTCATTTTAAGTGAATGGCAGCAATCCCTGCGTTTTCGTCTGCCGGAAAACCTCCAGCCCAGCGAATGGCCTGCACCGGACAGTAGCGCCCAAATCAGCACATTGCTGAGTAGTTGGGCGGCGACAGCTCAACAACCGCTGGTGATCTTTCTCGATGAAGTGGATGCCCTTAGTGAGGAAACCCTGGTCTTTGTTCTGCGGCAGTTGCGATCGGGCTACCCCAACCGTCCCCAGGGATTTCCCCACTCTTTAGGCTTAATTGGGATGCGGGATGTGCGGGACTATAAAATTAAATCCGGTGGCAGTGACAGACTGAATACATCTAGCCCCTTTAACATTAAGGTAGAGTCCCTAACTCTCAAAAACTTTAGCTTTGATGATGTAAAAACTCTTTATCACCAGCATACCGAGGCCACGGGCCAGATTTTCACCCCAGAAGCGATTCAACACGCCTTTTACCTCACCGATGGACAACCCTGGCTCGTGAATGCCTTGGCCCGTCAGGCCACCGAATTTTTAGTGGAAGAGGTGACTCAACCGATCACGATCGGGGTCATCGAACAAGCGAAAGAGATTTTAATTCAACGCCAGGACACCCATCTGGATAGTCTGGTGGAACGCCTCCAGGAAGCGAGAGTGAAACGAGTCATTGAGCCGATTCTGGCTAGTCAAGAACTCAATAACCCACCCTGGGATGATATTCAGTATGTTTTGGACCTCGGCTTATGCTCCAACAAACGGGGAGTCTTGGACATTGCCAACCCCATTTATCGAGAGGTGCTGCCCCGGTGTCTGGCCGCATCCACAACGGTGGGCTTGGGATATGTACAACCCACCTGGCTCTCGGAAACAGGAGAATTGCGTCCTGAGCAGTTACTTTCAGCCTTTTTGGGCTTTTGGCGGCAACATGGCCAGCCCTTACTGCAAAACTTTGACTATCACGAGATTGCGCCCCATTTGGTACTGATGGCATTTTTGCACCGAGTGGTGAACGGGGGCGGCAGTTTGGAGCGGGAGTATGCGATCGGATCCGGCAGAATGGATATGTGTTTGCGGTACGGGGGAGTGACGCTGGGCATGGAACTGAAGGTGTGGCGGGAGGGGAAACCGGATCCATTGGGGAAGGGATTAGAGCAAATCGATAAGTATTTAGCGGGATTAGGGCTAGAAACGGGATGGTTGGTTATTTTCGATCGCCGTCCGGGTTTACCACCCCTAGAGGATCGCACCACCACTGAAAGCGCCGTGAGTCCGGGGGGGCGATCGATCGTTGTCATTCGTGGCTAG
- a CDS encoding AAA-like domain-containing protein, which yields MPKWFNTAGPCQADIHYMLSPTVRLPELHRLIDQRNYFVIHAPRQVGKTTAMIALAQELTASGDYVAVMLSLEVGASFSHDPQQAERVILSEWQQSLRFRLPENLRPTEWPIPDSSAQISTFLSSWAATAQQPLAIFLDEVDALSEETLVFVLRQLRSGYPNRPQGFPHSLGLIGMRDVRDYKIKSGGSDRLNTSSPFNIKVESLTLKNFSFDDVKTLYHQHTEATGQIFTPEAIQHAFYLTDGQPWLVNALARQATEFLVEEVTQPITIGVIEQAKDILIQRQDTHLDSLAERLREPRVRTVIEPILAGNDLPDVPPDDIRYVLDLGLCRDNNGRGIEVANPIYREVVPLVLSYTTRTSIGAIEPRWLNAAGELLPDQLLEAFLEFWRQHGEPLFKSAPYHEIAPHLVLMAFLHRVVNGGGSLEREYAIGSGRMDVCLRYGGVTLGMELKVWREGKPDPMGKGLEQIDKYLAGLGLETGWLVIFDRRPGLPPLEDRTTTESAVSPGGRSIVVIRA from the coding sequence ATGCCCAAATGGTTCAACACCGCAGGTCCCTGCCAAGCCGATATCCACTATATGCTGTCTCCGACAGTCCGCCTCCCAGAACTGCATCGTCTTATTGACCAACGCAACTACTTTGTGATCCATGCCCCCCGCCAAGTGGGCAAAACCACGGCCATGATTGCCCTGGCCCAGGAACTGACCGCAAGCGGCGACTATGTGGCGGTGATGTTGTCTTTGGAAGTGGGGGCAAGCTTCTCCCATGATCCGCAGCAGGCTGAGCGAGTCATTTTAAGTGAATGGCAGCAATCCCTGCGTTTTCGTCTGCCGGAAAACCTCCGGCCCACCGAATGGCCTATACCGGACAGTAGCGCCCAAATCAGCACATTTCTGAGTAGTTGGGCGGCGACAGCTCAACAACCGCTGGCGATCTTTCTCGATGAAGTGGATGCCCTTAGCGAGGAAACCCTCGTCTTTGTTCTGCGGCAGTTACGATCGGGCTACCCCAACCGACCCCAGGGCTTTCCCCACTCTTTAGGCTTAATTGGGATGCGGGATGTGCGGGACTATAAAATTAAATCCGGTGGCAGTGACAGACTGAATACATCTAGCCCCTTTAACATTAAGGTAGAGTCCCTAACCCTCAAAAACTTTAGCTTTGATGATGTAAAAACTCTTTATCACCAGCATACCGAGGCCACGGGCCAGATTTTCACCCCGGAAGCGATTCAACATGCCTTTTACCTCACCGATGGACAGCCCTGGTTGGTGAATGCCTTGGCCCGTCAGGCCACCGAATTTTTAGTGGAAGAGGTGACCCAACCGATCACGATCGGGGTCATTGAACAAGCCAAAGACATTCTAATTCAGCGTCAAGACACGCATTTAGATAGTTTAGCGGAGCGGCTACGGGAACCTCGCGTGAGAACCGTGATAGAACCGATTTTAGCCGGAAATGATTTACCCGATGTTCCCCCCGATGACATTCGCTATGTCCTGGATTTGGGTCTGTGCCGCGATAACAACGGTCGGGGGATCGAAGTGGCCAATCCCATTTATCGAGAAGTTGTGCCCTTGGTGCTGAGCTATACGACTCGGACTTCGATCGGTGCGATCGAACCTCGCTGGCTCAATGCGGCGGGTGAACTGCTACCCGATCAGTTATTAGAGGCTTTTCTAGAGTTTTGGCGGCAACATGGGGAACCCCTGTTCAAAAGTGCGCCTTACCATGAAATCGCGCCCCATTTGGTGCTGATGGCGTTTTTGCACCGAGTGGTGAATGGGGGCGGCAGTTTGGAGCGGGAGTATGCGATCGGATCCGGCAGAATGGATGTGTGTTTGCGGTACGGGGGGGTAACGCTGGGCATGGAACTAAAGGTGTGGCGGGAGGGGAAACCGGATCCAATGGGGAAGGGATTAGAGCAAATCGATAAGTATTTGGCGGGATTAGGGCTAGAAACGGGATGGTTGGTTATTTTCGATCGCCGTCCGGGTTTACCACCCCTAGAGGATCGCACCACCACTGAAAGCGCCGTGAGTCCGGGGGGGCGATCGATCGTCGTTATTCGGGCCTAA